The sequence cctcgtgttcttcccgggtgttcaggatttcccagggcgcacgtaagctcgtcgttctttcTGTTGGGTGTGAACACCCTCTTTTGAGCATCTTCTATTGCATCAGTTAACTTATCTtcggctcctttaagacatgccttcttcgaaacctggcctgtcttcgggtccaacgcccccccatgcacatagaaccaagttctgcacctgggggggcagctcaatgtaactggagtgacctgtATAGCCTGCATCTCTTGCTcaaacttatcccacttaggcattgccaccgcgtagccacctagccctagcctatggaactgctccttttttgcggcattggccttgttttttctcgacggttccttagataattctgattccttgaatttcacaaaaGCGGGCTAgtgttctcttttcttctctagtgttcccttgaattctggagtcttctttcctcctttgatgtagttggcccatacaattttcttgtggttgttgaatgcaattgaCATCTTCCTAAGAGAAACGTCCTTGATTTTCtacacatctgcatctgtgaaatgatctggttgggtgaaaggttccatgagtttttcccaaagcagAGATTTTGCTCtttcgtcgacaaaagtaagatctggacgtttcTGTTGAAAGGACCGCGAtgccgcctagaggggggtgaataggtgttttaaaatcttttacggatttggctaaaTCCTAacgcggaaataaactaagcggatacttttcaagcacaaatccaaaatatactaggctcactaagtgcaccaacaacttaggataAACAAGATGAAAACAAcaaggatatgagtaagcacaagtaagtcacacaaacttactcaatgtatatctcgagatatggaaatgaataatacacacaaccacaagtaagcaatacaagcttacacaaattgtatcacaatatatggaattgaatgatacaagcaaactcaagtaagcactacaagcttacacaagttatgtcacaagatatgaaaatgaatgttacaagctagcaattcacactaagcataagatAGAACAATAGTAGAAAGTATGAATTGCTAAtataaagtgtaggcctaaataatctcttcaaGGGAATGGCCAACGCAATATAATGAGGAAAACgagatatagtgaatgcacggtcaagtgaccaaagtaaaccacaagtaaggagttacggttagggataaccaaagtcacaaagacgaggatgtatcccaatgttcacttccttggagggaagctagtcaccgttagagaggtggatgttaccacgaaggcacaccaacgccacgaaggctcaccctattctccttgagatatcaccatgaaggcgattctcaaccactagtggtagaccttgaggtggcctccaaaccttcacaaatttTCCGGGGGataaatcacaagttgattcctcaccggagcactcctaccgcctaggagtctccaacctccaagagtaacaagaacaaaggggaaatactcaagacttgctcaaatcacgaattcctttggttaagagagggagagggagtggatctatcacttgattggaaaaactctcaagaactctcacgaatctctccggggtctaagatttggtgtaggagaaatgagagggagccacttgtgttcttggggcgatttgggatgaagtggtcaaccctctaccggatgggtagaggggtatatatagtgtGCCAAGAAAACTAGCCGTTTTAGTGTAAGTGGCAGggccgggccggacatccgggcaatGGCCGGATATCCGACGGCTGAGAATCACACACACGTATGTGGAAAACATattacagggcccggacatctggAAGAAGCCCAGACATCTGGCCAAACTtggggccccggacatccggcgtataCACACAACATTTCGGTAAGGTTTCTGGACATctatggccggacatccggcgattTCACACAAATCAGATGCCCTCTGGATAGCAGTGGTCGGACATCCGGaaaaaagcccggacatccggccaacacaaaaactgcagccgccccaaaagtaaaacatgcataactttcacatccggactctgattttgatgatcttgggctcgttttgaagctatggataagctccaggtcctcacatagagaaacACCCAATGTAAACCAAAATGGAGGGTGCGAAGTATGGAAAGGTAAGATCATATACTTTGGGGAACCTATTTGGCTATGGATTTACTTTGGTAGATGTATACGCATATTGTATTTGTATTGGATAGGAGTGAAATATGCCTATGTTGGAATATGATGTGAGGAACTAGaaatagaagatgttgacttgagaaaatctagcacaaacccctttgatcccctcttaatagtgcgggatccctataactcaagaaacaTAAAAGAGCTATACTACATAGCTATCGAGAACCATTCTTGAGTGTATATTTTTCTTCGGTGGTCATCtctccacaacactaacgccaaagGAACTAATACCATTGACTcaagcctttcacttgagcttgatgttgatgtttcttcttagctcaagttgaaggcaagacattggtgaagtcttcaagtagctctTCCATACACAATATGGGAGgctttgctttgtattcatcttcacttgtccatcatgtgatcatccacaagcttcaagcatgtaatccctcgggatggttatcttgaacttgcccttatcaaccatgatcaccaacacttgatgttatcctctcatagacacttgaaatctctctctcgatgcgagcccatgagaatcacctaaccctcaaaaacatagacaacacatagtatgggttagtacacagagtgcaattgctaatttcttatcataccacaagatcttatgtggtgcatcatttgcgcttgtgtgttgaccatttagagttCAATCTCCGAGATTCAACTTGGTTAACCgatatctctactccatgtttaatcttgacgtcatgaagggtatattgaattcttcacttgaatagcttgctcaatcatgactcaacacatgagtccattatgatcatatctttgagccactcctagaattcatcattcaaatcatccttttaagatcttgatccattatggctcaaaccatagctctaagcatggcaacccttaagatactccaatgaactCCATTTTGATCATCTCGATGTAATTGTTGCTTCAAAGGAGTTTTCTTCCATTATTCTTCAATCATTTTCCAATGGGAGTAatcttcaaatgtatatctcaatgcaaacattagtccataaggattgtcattaattaATTACCAAagccacacatggggactacatgtactttcatcTATGCtagctctttccattcttgaatggagatcgtgagttcgtccttcacaagaactctgcactgacgaacgaacttgttcgcaatgttcttaggcgctagtggttcgccatcagttttgatggcatcgatgttgtactttacaccctccttcaactttttggccgggcctcGCGCTGTCCCGCTGCCtatagaagatttgctcgatccggagggctgaaagaagaaagatcgattcattaatatatcttcaaatcatttaaaacatgtgatgatcaccagatgcctgcttatataaatatacctcgccagtctctgttatttcaagatcaacattttcttcgccatcataaccatagttcatgacttcatcaattcggtcgtcgcgatcgaatatcatatcatcaccctccccagtattgttcagatattgggagccgtcatcttcttcgtTCTGATCATCTGGCGCACGAGGGGAGTGTATGATCTCGAAcaaggcctcttctccctctctgcctgtattgtctgccatagcttctatttaactaatccagaagaaatataaaacaatttagtattcaaattacaatgcatgcatccaatcaataaggaaaaactgaatcatagtacataatatgcatcgtctcgaataatatataatctcgaatgcaccgtctcgaataatatataatcttgaatacatcgtcttgaataatatataatctcgaatacatcatctcgaataagatatataatctcgaatacatcgtctcgaatattatatattgaataaattactagctagctagctaataaagatcgaatactacagaataatctaggCCACTCATGGTTCCTGAGgggcgggcggtggacacccaaagagaaggaaccatcacaggatcatagctccggtcatctccccaaagaacctgccaggtattggagaacctgaagtgcatagcagccatgtagcgatgggcgtgctcgtcctcctccctgacacggcgacgcaccacttccagcggggccggctccctctgcaccaaaAGTggccacgcgaatgccaccaaaggagctcagggtcaACGACGGGACCCGGGGGCAGGTTTctcaccaagcggcgagcccctgaaggtagcacctcccagtgccagcctggcggagcccagtcccggacatgggtcctctgaagcaggacgtcgttgcGAACGAGTCGAcaacgaggatgcgggccgggcatcgtcgagaacaaatactatacgccacaaaagtaacattttttaaaatgattggattgtgatttcttatatgcatattctaaatttctataactaaaattataagaaactaaaaaaacatcgatcatcgtctaacaatttgaaattaatctaattcatctagctaaaactaacatttctttctaacatttctatataactaacatttctataacatttctaacatttctatataactaaaatttctataacattaatatatctaaaaCCTTTGACATTATACTATTTGACAGAAAACctttgtataaaaaacagaaaaaacctttgacattataactaacatttctatatactatttgacattaatctaatctaattaattaattcatctaaaacctttgtataaaaaacagaaaaaactaaaaaccaAAAACAGAATCTAGTGCAAAAGATGaacaaattgtgtgtgtgtgtggggggggggtgggtgggtgggtgtgtgcGCGTGTGCACCTACGGcgcggcggcttcgattggagggaggagaggggccggggagaggggctcacagcgcgggcgagGTCGAGGTGACGGTGACGGCGAGGTCCAGGCGACGGTGAGGTCCAAGGTGATAGCGAGGCGAGGGGACGACAACGAGCCGATGCGGCGATGGGGACgggccggcgacgggggcggcaCGGAGTCGACGAGGACGacgcgacgaggacgggggcggtgcggagtcgacggggacggcgcaACAGGGGTGGCTACAACGCAGGACGGAGCGGTGGCGCGACGTCGAAGCAGAGAGAAGTggtgagaaactgaattttttttgaagtgttgtttatatagttgggacctttagtaccggttggagccaccaaccagtattAAAGggctgttttggccaggcgaagcggcgggaagcgcaccccctttattatcgggtggtggctccaagcagtactaaagacccccccccctcatCTGTATGTAACACGGCAAATCCAGGACGTCCTGTCCTAactgatctttcaccttcttgggcTTCCACTGTGGTTTCggttttcctttgaactttccaCCTCCTGCATTCAGGACTGCAACCTCAGCAGGACCTATAGATTCGGCTTTACGCTTCTGCTTCCAACTGGAATTCCCAGCCTCGGGTCATGGACGACTGTTTTCCCCTTGCCGttgcggagtcggtcttcctcttcaccattggtgtaccgagtggctatctccatcattcgggtCGGAGTCATATCTCCGGACCGACCGAATTTAAGGGTAAGCTCTATGTACCTggcgccttctttgaaggcacaagcTGCCTGGTGATCCGACACATTTTCCACCATATGATGaagggtgatccatctctggatgaatTCTCTCAAAGTTTCTTTCGGCTTCTGAACGCATTGCTGCAATTCAGTCGGcccagcaggtcgcttgcatgtgcccTCAAATGTTTTGATGAACACTCGGGCCAAGTCATCCCATCAGAAAATACTCCCAGGGGCTAACTAAGACAACCATGCTTTGGCCGAACCCTCAAGcatcaggggggggggggtgtttcatagctacatcatcattgccaccaccaatctgcacaaccactcggtagtcttctAGCCAGGTATCTAGTTTTGATTCTCGAGTAAACTTACTTACGCCTGCTaccaacctgaagttgggtggGATCTCAACTGATCGGATGGCCATACTGAAACATTCAGGCCCAGAAATAAAAGCTCTGTTTCCAATGGACGATCTCTGCCTTGCCCTTCTTTGTTTGCTCGGCCTCTATCGACCAAACCTGCACAAGGAGTGACCTTGCATCGAATCCCGACTCTCTTAGGTCGATCGCGGCCCTCCGCTCATCACTGTACGGGTGCCTATCATCATAACGACGAGGCGCGTACGATCTTCCCCTTGGAGGGGGCGTAAGCACTCGACGGTGGTCATCCTGGAAAAACTGACGATCAAACTGCCTGTGGTCCCGCTCCAGGTACTGGTCCTAGCGGGGACCATGATCTTCCGACGCTGGAGTGACCTCAGACTATGGGTTGACTAAACTGTGTCTGCAACCACTGGTCTActatgaattctgttgcgcgactagGAAACAACATAATTCTGTTCTCCAGCGGCCTTAAGCAATGCTCGGATCTGTTCTAAACCTCTACTAGCTTCTCAACGTCACGGCTGAATTGACTCTTCTATGTGTGCTATCACTGCAACATTTTGAATCTGAGTTCAGTATACCTGAGTTTCAGTCAGAAACAACCGTCTGGcccgtcgactggattcgggaacccgctGATGAGAATGCTCGTCGAGTGCGTTCTGCAGATTCTCCAAGCGCGTacgctcagccaaagtggccaagCACGTCGCCTCCAGGGCCCGAGCCTCGGCGGTCTCCCCAATGATGGGGGTCTGGAGCACCTGAACATTGCATCGATGCAACTCTTCCCTCTGCTCCGTGGTAAGGGCCTCGGGGACGTACACAACATGCCCTTGTGACGGGCCAGCGCCGCCATCACCGCCACCGTTGCAGCAAAATCCGGGCAGGCCGTGCTATGAAGTGACCACGAGAACTTCTGTCGTTGGGTCGTTACTCTCGCACTCGGAGAGGGAATCCGAGTGACCAGTCGGTAGATCGAACAGACCATaaagagattcgttgggctcgatcaCCGCGACTTGGAGGGTggtcgattggcgagccaccgcatgcttcacccaccgctggagccgcgaacgGCCAAACCGCTTGCAACGGCAAACAGTGGGGAGCGATGATGCATCCAGGGCCGACCGGTACTGGGTCGGCGGCTGTCGAAGAAGAACGCCGCAAGCACTCGCACGGAAGTACGTCAACCCATGGACCGGGAGGGCCTCGACATcgaggggagcttcttgaagccaggcggagtcgtcggcgatgaaaacgagcgcgccgagacagatcttGCGACCCAACGCCAAACCACCACCGGAAACCATGTTGTTGAAGAATGAAATCGGCAACCTCACCAGAAGTCGCTTAGAcgcctgccccaaggtgggcgccaactgtcgtgggagtaagtctgacagtaagaatatggggtacgtaggaggaggcaaggtcctagctacggtttGTTGTACACACTAGTATTATGAGTTCAGTCCCCTCTCGAAGGAGGTaaaaaccctacgtctcggtgccctgaggctgtGCCGGCTGGATTATGCGTGAATGTTacaaggggtgtgaacccttgtgccataggaggagggtggcttatatagagtgcgtcaggacccTCTCAgacctccgttacacagggttcaatgtgagttaagatggggcgttactggtaatgccagccataaatgatctttaagactacaggGTGAACGCCTGACCGTTACCATCCTGGGTGACTTTAGATCTTCCGTACTCCGAGTGGTTCTCCATATGGTCGAGTGACTATGctgtggtcgagtggaattggggtatccgagtggagTTGCCTTGTCGAGTGGACTGCACTTCAGGGTAACTTCAGTCGGTACTTTCCGTTTGTCCTTGAATGTCTTTGACTGTAGGTCAATGTCCTCGGGTGGGGTGTttaggtcaggcctaagaccctaccctaggtacatgtcctcgtcACTGTGGTCCTGCTTCTGCGAGACGGTTGGTGGACAgtggtgcaacaccaacttcccAGACCTGCTTGCGGAGATCCACGCCTCCGCCCCTCGCCACCGCCATATTAGATGGCTCTGCGTTGGGGTCCTCGCCTGGATGCTTTGGACCATCCGCAACAAGCTTGTTATTTAGAAAGTGCCTCTCCGACGTGCGACTGGCGCGATCTTCAAAatgtgtggttacttgcagctctggcggccacttagccgcccccaggatcgggataccatcaacacCCTCCTCGACGATCTTCGCTCGATGGCCTTCCGCGTGGCGCCCCCGCTGCCGCCCCCTCCTCTGGAGCCCGATTAGTCATGTTGCTCGGGTTGCTGTGTGTGAGTGTGTTGTTTTATTttcagggcttgttgagctgtgccctcagcactaACCCTATTTGCTACTATGTGTGCTTGTgagacttgtgtgtgtgtgtgcgcttcTGAACCTTGTTGGTTGTTTGGCTTGGGCGGTTttctttatctataaagcggggcgaaagcctttttcggtaaagttCAAATGCTTGGCTAAACTTTGAGCACATGCAACATTCCTTAGTGTGTGgatcatatgatcaaatcatagaGTGTAAAAAAAGCAGAACTATGGCATAGGGTTTGAGTCATCTATTTGATTCATTTTTTATTTCTACAACGGGAGTTGATTTATGGTTTCATGAATTTTGACGGGTGTCAATATATTCTAtccaaaatcatgaacttttttttgtTATATCAAGGTTGTTATCCTGCCAGAACTAGTTGAGTACAAAATTTTAATAAAGATACTGCATGCAAAAACGCGCAGTTTTTTCAAAAATAACAGCAAAGCTAAACTGTCTGACTTGACTATAGAAACCACAGCTATACTAATTCTGAACAGTAAATTGTAGAATTAATGATGTGTTTGCTGACTTCAAACTGGTTCCTCCATAGAACCCCAAGCCTTCAATCTCACGACCAGAATCTTTCATATCCAGCAGTTCATTTCTAAGCCCCTCGTCTGTGCAACCTAGTAGTGCATATGCCTTCACTGTAGCACTAATAAACTCCTGATAATACTAACAGATAGAGTAATTAATAATTAGCGCATACATAACTTATGTCAAGAAGTACTAGGTGAAGAATTTCTACAAATATCAATCTTTTAGGTCGTCTCGGCCTGCTCGATCAATAACAACCTTATACTGCTTGAATAAACTGATCGCTATCGATGATGAGCAGAAGTCATCATCTGACAAAGCATGAACATGGCATCGATGCAGCATGCAAAAAGAATGTTTAAAAGGGGTAGGAAATACAGTGATCAAAATCGCTAAATATAGAGGGAAAGGAGAAACACCAGTGGGCCTTATACTTCTTTCATTTAAGCTTTTACTGTCTTAACTGTAGTTGTGAACAATGTGTAGCTTTCTTTACATGATGATTTCCACTGAATTATAaactgtactactccctccgtccggaaatatttgtcatcaaaatggatacaaggggatgtatctagatgtatttttgttctgaatacatatgtttttatccattttgatgaccaGGGGCGGACCTAGAAACTATTCTAAGTGGGGGCAAACTATAGGAGTGGGGGCACACTTTACACCAACTTAAATAGTTTTGGCAATTTTTCTCAAATTTCAGAGAAATTCTACTAGAACTTCAAAGTTTGAGCGGGGTCCTAGGCCCCCACTCCCCTGAACGTGGGTTCGCCCCtgttgatgacaagtattttcgaacggagggagtacatcctaATTTATCATGCCAACAGTGGCACTTGTTTCAGGCAGTTCCAGGTCCCAGCAAGAACTAGCCAACTAGGTCTCGCAAAAGGAACAGTTTCTCGACAAACAGGAAACATAAGCTGCAGCCTGACTGCCGGAGGAATAGATCTTTTGTAGCACAAAATGACCCTTTGTCATACTTGATCTTAGCAACGAAATACATATTACACAGGCACAAAAATTAGTTGAGCACTGAACAATAGCCAGGTGGTCACTAAAATATGTTAAGCAACTCAGCAAGTAATGATATCACTGAACAATAAGCAACATATCACTGAACAATAAGCAACTGTAAATACGCAAAAATATAAAGCACACCATTGTACAATATTGTCACTATTTTTACTTATGAGGCATTCAATAAATGTTTGGATGTTCATGTACAAGTTTTATTACAATGATGGAGGCCTAGCATCTTCTTTCATTTCGAAAGCTATGTTTGTCGTCTGACAACTCTTATGGCCAACCACCTGCATACATTCAGGGTTTCAGACAACATTCATGTACAAGTTTTATATTACATATCTTTACACTAATTCTGTAGACATATGATAAGTGAAATCATAGTCAAAGTTGTGTGTCGAAGACAAAAAGAGAATGTCAACAGtgccttatattttgggaaggagggagtacatttttGCAGAAGACGCAAAAAAGAAAAAGCAAAGCATGTGGAGTGGCCAAAATTAGTTCTATATCTCCGGTACGACTCCAACCACGCACGACTTGAAGAAACCAGCAATGCCACGTCGTCGGTTGTGGAAGTGGAACCAAGGCTTCTGGAGCGTCTCCGCTGCGGTAAGCCGCTTCTCCGGGTTGCTCTCCAGCAACCCGCTGAGCACCTCGAAGCCGGCCGACGATAGCTTGCGATTGGGAAACTTGTGCCGGAGGCGGCTGATGCCTCCGTCACCCGGCAGCTTCGACTTCCGGTCTGCCGCTAGCCCCGAGTATCCAGACCACTCCTTGATCCCCTCCGTGCCAACGATGCCAAACACTTTGGCCATGATCTCTATGTCTGACTCGCCGTCGAACGTGGAGGCGCCGGTGCCGGAGAGGAGGTCGGCCATTATGCATCCGAGCCCCCAGGTGTCCACGCGATCGTCGTATTCACGCGAGTGCAGCAGGAGCTCCGGTGCGCTGTACGGCGTCAGAATAGTCACCTCCGGCGGGATCTTGCCCGGCCCTTCCTTCTGGGACATCCCGAAACCGCCGATCTTGTAGATTACGCGGCCGCCCTTGACCTCGCCGCGAACATCGGCTTCGATGGCCCCCTTCTTGGGCC comes from Triticum aestivum cultivar Chinese Spring chromosome 5B, IWGSC CS RefSeq v2.1, whole genome shotgun sequence and encodes:
- the LOC123115671 gene encoding putative cyclin-dependent kinase F-2 — encoded protein: MAPSARRLRQKEAVWPPSMARYEQLEKLGAGINGEVFKAWDTQDKLIVTIKRLSGSGNDGLIISGIREVARESMCLGACRGIPSIVQHRRTYADAYQSETGDSFIVMDYVGRVNLRGYMQRRVTRRRPFSEAEVRRIMKQLLEGAKAMHGLGILHLDIKPENVLLDDGTEDRKERPKKGAIEADVRGEVKGGRVIYKIGGFGMSQKEGPGKIPPEVTILTPYSAPELLLHSREYDDRVDTWGLGCIMADLLSGTGASTFDGESDIEIMAKVFGIVGTEGIKEWSGYSGLAADRKSKLPGDGGISRLRHKFPNRKLSSAGFEVLSGLLESNPEKRLTAAETLQKPWFHFHNRRRGIAGFFKSCVVGVVPEI